One Spirochaetota bacterium genomic window, GGGATATTTTTAGCGGAGAGTAAAGGATATTTTGTTTTCACGTCCATATGCTCCTAAGCTCCTTATTGTGAAGTTGCATCCAAGAAGTCATCAGATTTTGACACCTCCTCGGCTCTTTTCCTGTTCAGCTGGGTGTACGTGTTTTTAGCCCTTGAATTGGGCATGGCCTTTTCCGCAAGATACGCGACATGGTCCGTTATCGCCTCAAAATCGCCAAAGGGGAACCCCATGACCGATTCATCATGACCGATTTCCGTGGCGTCCCTGCAGCCATAGCAGCCGTAACTCAAATTCATTTTTTGAGTTTTATAGGGAATGACCGTGGCGTCAACGCAGGTAGCCTGCAGGATGGCTGTAGAGCTTTCGATACGAGCGCCTCCACGGGCATTGAGATAACCGAGAGCTATCCACATGAGGTTCTCGATTCGGTCTTCAACTATTACTATGTCCGGTTCAATGATCGCCGAATCAAGAGGAAAGAGATAAAGTTCCTTTAATTCACCCTGTCGTAAAACCGTCATGCGCTTGAACATCTCAACGCCAGTCCGTTCTTCTTTTGTGATGCCAAACCCTATGAGTCCCTTGCCGTTTTTCAGACCTTCCGGGAGAGGTTTAAAACCGAATGCGGCCGCGGCGGCAGGGCAGGAAATGCCATCGGCGTCCAGTATGACATGCTCACCCCGCCTGGCCCGCATGAGGGCCTGGCAGTATCTGTGCCCTTTTAGCCTTACAGCATTATCGGGAATTGTCTTTTCTTCTGAAAGATACAATTTAACTCCGACAGGGTATGACGTGAGTCCTATATTTTTTCTCATCAGCTCTGATTTTTCGCGTATCTGTGCAATGTTTATTTTCATTTTCATTTACTCCTTATGGCACGTTTATGTTGTTTAACCGCAGCAGCCTCCATCCGCTGCCATTTCCTCCGATAAGGGATATGACGATAAAAAAATCTGTTTTCCCCTTTCGCTTTTGCACATCCGGCAGGCCACGGGAAATCCCTTCGCTTTTTTAGCCATTGTCGTGACGACGGTAAAGGTCGATTCGCAGTTTTCACACTTGTATTCATACACTGGCATTGCCCGCTTCTCCTTTTTCGCGTTCTTTCTTCAGCAGTTCTTCAGAAAGCTTGTAAATGTCGGCAATGGGACGCTCTTTGACACGTTTGGCGAGTTCCACCGCCTCGGCAATTTCGCCCAGGGAACACCCCGCCTTCAACGCTTCGGCGAAATGATACCGAAGACATGGCATGCAGTTACCGGCAATAGAGGCTCCTATGGCGATCAGTTCCCTTGTTTTATCGTTAAGAATCGAATCATTTTGTACGCCGATTGAAATCATGCATTCCTCCGTTATTATTAGCCATTTCCAAACAATTCTTCTTCAACCCATTTCAGTTTTAAAAGGCCGTTTATCTCCTCATCAAACAACTTTATCTTGAACATTGGGAGTTTAAATTGCTCATACGCCACTTTGAGATAGTGTTGCTGCATATTGTAGCGCCCGGTGAAAAATTCCGAGGCAGGGTTTTGGTCTAAAATGTTATTGGCGATAACGGCCTGGACTTCTATGCCGGCCAATTTCAAATCATCAAGCGACCTTTTAGCCTCGAATATCGGCGTATACTCCGGATAAAAAACGAGGAAG contains:
- a CDS encoding DUF169 domain-containing protein: MKINIAQIREKSELMRKNIGLTSYPVGVKLYLSEEKTIPDNAVRLKGHRYCQALMRARRGEHVILDADGISCPAAAAAFGFKPLPEGLKNGKGLIGFGITKEERTGVEMFKRMTVLRQGELKELYLFPLDSAIIEPDIVIVEDRIENLMWIALGYLNARGGARIESSTAILQATCVDATVIPYKTQKMNLSYGCYGCRDATEIGHDESVMGFPFGDFEAITDHVAYLAEKAMPNSRAKNTYTQLNRKRAEEVSKSDDFLDATSQ
- a CDS encoding FmdB family zinc ribbon protein, whose amino-acid sequence is MPVYEYKCENCESTFTVVTTMAKKAKGFPVACRMCKSERGKQIFLSSYPLSEEMAADGGCCG
- a CDS encoding carboxymuconolactone decarboxylase family protein codes for the protein MISIGVQNDSILNDKTRELIAIGASIAGNCMPCLRYHFAEALKAGCSLGEIAEAVELAKRVKERPIADIYKLSEELLKKEREKGEAGNASV